Proteins found in one Neomonachus schauinslandi chromosome 1, ASM220157v2, whole genome shotgun sequence genomic segment:
- the DAZL gene encoding deleted in azoospermia-like has protein sequence MDKKVELHRSRSQAAPRAEPTAAPRVVPEAQPPLLLEPHQRELLAAAIMGGGGLGGGVGGGALTRGTGRRAGTGEPRWRPLVPDLALRAPSCGDYRRKTRPTPSFPHESAANPETPNSTISREASTQSSSATTSQGYVLPEGKIMPNTVFVGGIDVRMDETEIRSFFARYGSVKEVKIITDRTGVSKGYGFVSFYNDVDVQKIVESQINFHGKKLKLGPAIRKQNLCAYHVQPRPLVFNPPPPPQFQSVWSNPNTETYMQPPTMMNPITQYVQAYPSYPSSPVQVITGYQLPVYNYQMPPQWPAGEQRSYVIPQAYTAVNYHCNEVDPGAEVLQSECSVHEATPSSGNGPQKKSVDRSIQTVVSCLFNPENRLRNSLVTQDDYFKDKRVHHFRRSRAVLKSV, from the exons ATGGACAAGAAAGTGGAGCTTCATAGAAG TCGAAGCCAGGCAGCGCCACGAGCAGAGCCAACAGCAGCCCCAAGAGTGGTGCCAGAAGCGCAGCCTCCGCTCCTCCTCGAGCCCCATCAGCGGGAACTGCTAGCTGCCGCCATCATG GGTGGGGGTGGActgggggggggtgttgggggcGGTGCGCTCACGCGGGGAACCGGGCGGCGGGCGGGGACTGGAGAGCCTCGGTGGCGGCCCCTCGTGCCTGACCTGGCGCTGAGGGCTCCCTCGTGCGGCGACTATAGGCGGAAAACTCGCCCGACGCCATCGTTTCCGCACGAG TCTGCTGCAAATCCTGAGACTCCAAACTCAACCATCTCCAGAGAGGCCAGCACTCAGTCCTCCTCAGCTACAACCAGCCAAGGCTATGTTTTACCAGAAGGCAAAATCATGCCAAACACCGTTTTTGTTGGTGGAATTGATGTTAGG ATGGATGAAACCGAAATTAGAAGTTTCTTTGCTAGATATGGTTCAGTAAAAGAAGTGAAGATAATCACGGATCGAACTGGTGTGTCCAAAGG CTAtggatttgtttcattttataatgatgtGGATGTGCAGAAGATAGTAGAA tCACAGATAAATTTCCATGGTAAAAAGCTGAAACTGGGACCTGCAATCAGGAAACAAAATTTAT gtgCTTATCATGTGCAGCCTCGTCCTTTGGTTTTtaatcctcctcctccaccacagTTTCAGAGTGTGTGGAGTAATCCAAACACTGAAACTTATATGCAGCCTCCAACCATGATGAATCCTATAACTCAGTATGTTCAG GCATATCCTTCTTATCCAAGTTCACCTGTTCAGGTCATCACTGGATATCAACTGCCTGTATATAATTATCAG atgccACCACAGTGGCCTGCTGGAGAACAAAGGAGTTATGTTATACCCCAG GCTTACACTGCTGTTAACTACCACTGTAATGAAGTTGATCCAGGAGCTGAAGTTTTGCAAAGTGAATGTTCAGTTCATGAAGCTACTCCATCCTCAGGAAATGGCCCACAAAAG aaatcTGTGGACAGAAGCATACAGACTGTGGTATCTTGTCTATTTAATCCAGAGAACAGACTGAGAAACTCTCTTGTTACTCAAGATGACTACTTTAAG GATAAAAGAGTACATCACTTTAGAAGAAGTCGAGCAGTGCTTAAATCTGTTTGA